A region of Pontiella agarivorans DNA encodes the following proteins:
- a CDS encoding glutaredoxin domain-containing protein, which yields MNVDIYYAKVCGLCTEAIDFLHKRGITFTAYAIEYDADADEFVDSDNTREMYRRCGGPVDFVPQIFIGDRHIAGWRKLEPMIESGEIDKILPEGG from the coding sequence ATGAATGTTGACATCTACTACGCCAAAGTCTGCGGTCTCTGCACCGAAGCCATCGATTTCCTGCACAAACGCGGGATTACCTTCACCGCCTATGCCATCGAATACGACGCCGATGCCGATGAATTTGTGGACTCGGACAATACCCGGGAAATGTACCGCCGCTGCGGCGGACCCGTTGACTTTGTTCCCCAGATCTTCATCGGGGACCGGCATATTGCCGGATGGCGAAAACTGGAACCGATGATCGAGTCCGGAGAAATCGATAAGATCCTACCCGAAGGTGGCTAG
- a CDS encoding Dyp-type peroxidase, whose translation MTHYQTGIIDDLPAHGRYLTFERIPGTSPAEALLRLKTIADGTDLVVGVGRSLAMELNADLPNLGTFPALPDARIEVPSTPAALWCWLRGAERGALINRSRDLKGLLSDAFECIHTIDAFKHGSGRDLTDYEDGTENPAGQAAQDAAFLQGAGPGLDGSSCAAVQTWVHNLNRFKALSPNEQDRTIGRRLSDNEELADAPPSAHTKRTEKESFTPEAFMMRRSMPWADSSAEGLNFVAFGRDFRSFEVQLARMVGIEDGITDALFNFSRPVTGNYFWCPPILQGQLDLRALNL comes from the coding sequence ATGACACATTACCAGACCGGAATTATAGACGACCTTCCCGCCCATGGACGCTACCTGACCTTCGAACGCATTCCCGGAACCTCTCCGGCCGAAGCCCTCCTGCGCCTCAAAACCATCGCCGACGGAACCGATCTGGTGGTCGGCGTGGGCCGCTCACTGGCCATGGAGCTGAATGCCGACCTTCCAAACCTTGGAACTTTTCCGGCGCTTCCCGATGCGCGCATCGAAGTTCCCTCCACACCCGCAGCTCTCTGGTGCTGGTTGCGCGGGGCGGAACGCGGCGCTCTAATCAACCGAAGCCGAGACCTTAAAGGACTGCTTTCGGACGCCTTTGAATGCATTCACACGATCGATGCGTTCAAACACGGCTCCGGCCGTGATCTCACCGACTATGAAGACGGCACAGAAAATCCCGCAGGGCAAGCGGCACAGGACGCCGCCTTTCTGCAAGGTGCCGGTCCCGGCCTCGACGGATCAAGCTGCGCCGCCGTGCAGACCTGGGTACACAACCTTAACCGCTTTAAAGCCCTTTCCCCGAACGAGCAGGACCGCACCATCGGCCGGCGGCTGAGCGATAACGAAGAGCTCGCCGATGCTCCACCATCGGCACACACCAAACGAACCGAAAAGGAAAGCTTCACCCCGGAAGCATTCATGATGCGACGCTCCATGCCCTGGGCCGACTCTTCGGCCGAAGGACTCAACTTCGTGGCCTTCGGCCGCGATTTCCGCTCCTTCGAAGTGCAGCTGGCCCGCATGGTCGGCATCGAGGACGGCATCACCGATGCCCTCTTCAATTTTTCCCGGCCGGTAACCGGCAACTATTTCTGGTGTCCGCCGATCCTTCAAGGCCAGCTCGATCTCCGGGCCCTGAACCTGTAG
- a CDS encoding ParB/RepB/Spo0J family partition protein, giving the protein MAGKKAALGRGLDVLIKDGTTAKRKAVAKKAPVKAAPTKTAEGEASGVREVPVSKVVASPWQPRSVFEADALTELVESIKVHGVLQPLLVREVGTKFELIAGERRLRASQAAMLKRVPVIVIEASDEKALEIALIENLQREDLNPIEEAEGYALLQKKFNMTQDQVARQVGKARASVANALRLLELPDSIRKYVAEGLLSVGHAKVLLSLETEKDQAILARKAIKDGLSVRALEKLVKKLTMPPKKPRAEKSDLPADYLQTLTDELHQYLGTSIRISPSKTLANGKKVRGSLEIDYHDNDELDRLLTVIGYASDL; this is encoded by the coding sequence ATGGCGGGGAAAAAAGCAGCGCTCGGACGAGGGCTCGATGTACTCATAAAGGATGGCACCACAGCCAAAAGAAAGGCTGTGGCTAAAAAAGCGCCGGTTAAAGCCGCACCGACAAAAACCGCTGAGGGCGAAGCCTCCGGCGTACGCGAAGTTCCGGTTTCGAAAGTGGTGGCCAGTCCGTGGCAGCCCCGGAGCGTGTTCGAGGCGGATGCACTCACAGAGTTGGTGGAGTCCATTAAGGTTCATGGGGTGCTGCAGCCGTTGCTGGTGCGTGAGGTGGGAACCAAGTTTGAACTGATTGCCGGTGAACGGCGGTTGCGTGCGTCCCAGGCGGCCATGCTTAAGCGTGTGCCGGTGATTGTGATTGAAGCATCCGATGAAAAAGCACTTGAAATTGCTCTGATTGAAAACCTGCAGCGCGAAGATCTGAACCCGATTGAAGAGGCCGAGGGGTATGCGCTGCTGCAGAAAAAATTCAATATGACACAGGATCAGGTTGCACGGCAGGTCGGGAAGGCGAGGGCTTCCGTCGCCAACGCACTGCGCCTGCTGGAGCTGCCGGACTCTATCCGGAAGTATGTGGCGGAAGGATTGCTTTCGGTAGGGCATGCAAAGGTGTTGCTGTCGCTCGAGACAGAGAAAGATCAGGCGATTCTGGCCCGCAAAGCGATCAAGGACGGCCTGTCTGTGCGGGCTCTGGAAAAGCTGGTGAAGAAGCTGACCATGCCTCCGAAAAAACCGCGGGCGGAAAAATCAGATCTGCCCGCCGATTATCTGCAGACGCTCACGGATGAGTTGCATCAGTATCTGGGAACAAGTATTCGGATTTCGCCTTCAAAAACGCTGGCGAACGGAAAAAAAGTGAGAGGGTCGCTGGAAATTGACTATCATGATAACGATGAACTCGACCGTCTGCTCACCGTCATCGGCTATGCGAGCGACCTTTAA
- a CDS encoding M48 family metallopeptidase, which produces MSEKENNREAMAKEYDAVHNRLFVIEIIVLIALLAVFQFTGASAALAAGLEARFGAGLWFVTNAVYTAVAVFGFSAFMLPLTYYSGYVLEHHYELSNETFGEWLGDFVKSLFIDILLASVLFSVIYGLLRWIPEWWWLAAAVFYILFSVVISTLAPVLIMPLFHKFEPLEEGELTDAVRKMMDEAGIKVVGVFKWGLEEKTTTANAAFAGFGRTKRIILGDTLLSGYSKEEILAILAHEVGHYKNKDTWRLMATASVLALLGFFVANFCLIQLTGLLNLGAIYDIAAAPVFIFCLFVFSLISMPFSNMHSRRREFAADAYAVATMGSADPLVSALEKLADQNLSNKEPAAWIEFLLHSHPSMVRRIDRARNG; this is translated from the coding sequence ATGTCTGAAAAAGAAAATAACCGCGAAGCGATGGCGAAAGAATATGATGCCGTCCATAACCGTCTTTTTGTTATTGAAATTATCGTGCTGATTGCCCTGTTGGCGGTCTTTCAGTTCACAGGGGCATCAGCGGCCCTTGCAGCCGGGCTGGAGGCCCGGTTCGGTGCCGGCCTGTGGTTTGTGACGAATGCGGTATATACCGCCGTTGCGGTTTTTGGCTTTTCGGCATTTATGCTGCCGTTAACGTACTACAGCGGCTATGTGCTGGAGCATCATTATGAATTGTCGAACGAGACGTTCGGTGAGTGGCTGGGCGATTTTGTGAAGTCGCTGTTCATTGATATTCTGCTGGCCTCAGTGCTGTTTTCGGTTATCTATGGGTTGCTGCGGTGGATTCCCGAATGGTGGTGGCTGGCTGCCGCGGTGTTCTATATTCTTTTTTCAGTGGTTATCTCTACGCTAGCTCCGGTTTTGATTATGCCGTTGTTTCATAAGTTTGAGCCGCTGGAAGAAGGAGAGCTGACGGATGCGGTCCGGAAGATGATGGATGAGGCGGGGATTAAAGTGGTCGGAGTCTTTAAATGGGGACTGGAAGAAAAGACCACCACGGCTAATGCCGCATTTGCCGGATTCGGGAGAACCAAGCGCATTATTCTCGGTGATACGTTGCTGAGCGGCTATTCAAAGGAGGAGATTCTGGCCATTCTTGCCCACGAAGTCGGACACTATAAAAACAAGGATACCTGGCGTCTTATGGCTACCGCTTCTGTGCTGGCTTTGCTGGGATTTTTTGTGGCGAATTTTTGTCTGATCCAACTGACCGGGCTGCTGAATCTGGGTGCAATTTATGATATAGCGGCTGCACCGGTGTTTATTTTCTGTCTTTTCGTTTTCTCTCTCATTTCGATGCCGTTTTCCAATATGCATTCGCGCCGGAGGGAATTCGCGGCAGATGCCTATGCGGTGGCGACGATGGGTTCTGCCGATCCGTTGGTTTCCGCCCTTGAAAAACTGGCCGATCAGAATCTTTCCAACAAAGAGCCTGCGGCCTGGATCGAATTTCTGCTGCACAGTCATCCCTCGATGGTACGGCGTATTGATCGAGCCCGCAACGGCTGA
- a CDS encoding oligosaccharide flippase family protein, protein MHSDAQSARKNPGESGFFSREAVGSVPWMIIGKLVLFFVYFGISMLTVNGLGKEKYGVYSLMTNISQYMVVLCSLGLGAALMRYIPELAARRNKRGLQHLLWKSAVLQFTAVVLVATVLILLRTPLQRLFLAEHIEHFDFYLMLACGFAVLLLLKDFVGTVFTSLFKTRIVAILSMIHGVVWLVLLYVWLKYRPEVGAVFFVQMLSITSFYSFGAVLLYRHIHSLPWSADETGIGKRRTLAFSGTVMLSTILRMVMFKYSEVFFIAAIGGATLAGVYDLGYTLPYTVITFLPLALLPIFTSAFAEAYVRDRSCLGRLISSYYKILMLLALPVGILGAFFAPDAYRILYKGEMNEAGALAAIFCIVLLMPLFSMPLSAAIKAKEKVLHMVPMLILQIVVNLFLDWLLIVKLRMGVWGGISAVAGTFICTIPFRTMVIRRVLGGVYFPAAFFFRITLVLMLLAWLLHLLTDKIELFLWMENQWLNIGQLFLIGIIYVLIFVLCIRRLRLVRREDIEDFQALDIPRLNTVLQFLVK, encoded by the coding sequence ATGCATAGTGACGCCCAGAGTGCGCGGAAAAATCCCGGAGAATCAGGATTCTTTTCGCGGGAAGCCGTCGGTAGCGTTCCGTGGATGATTATCGGCAAGCTGGTGCTGTTTTTTGTCTATTTCGGGATCAGCATGCTCACGGTGAACGGGCTGGGCAAAGAGAAATATGGGGTCTACAGCCTGATGACCAATATTTCTCAGTATATGGTCGTGTTGTGCAGCCTTGGGCTGGGTGCGGCGCTGATGCGCTATATCCCGGAGCTGGCCGCCCGCCGGAATAAGCGAGGTCTGCAGCATCTGCTTTGGAAATCGGCGGTTCTTCAGTTTACGGCGGTGGTGCTTGTTGCCACAGTTCTGATTTTATTGCGCACGCCGCTGCAGCGTCTTTTTCTGGCAGAGCATATTGAGCATTTTGATTTTTATCTGATGCTGGCCTGCGGATTTGCAGTCCTGCTGTTGCTGAAGGATTTTGTAGGCACGGTATTTACCTCACTTTTTAAAACCCGCATTGTGGCGATTCTGTCCATGATACATGGTGTCGTCTGGCTGGTGCTGCTTTATGTCTGGCTGAAGTACCGGCCGGAGGTGGGGGCCGTCTTTTTTGTGCAGATGCTTTCCATCACTTCGTTCTATTCGTTCGGCGCGGTACTGCTGTACCGCCATATTCACAGTCTGCCGTGGAGTGCCGATGAAACCGGCATTGGAAAACGACGCACACTGGCCTTCTCCGGGACGGTTATGCTCAGCACGATTCTGCGCATGGTAATGTTTAAATATTCCGAGGTGTTTTTTATTGCTGCGATCGGCGGGGCCACCCTGGCCGGTGTTTATGATCTCGGTTACACACTCCCGTATACCGTTATTACGTTTCTTCCTCTCGCCTTGCTTCCGATTTTTACGTCAGCGTTCGCGGAGGCTTATGTGCGGGATCGGAGTTGCCTGGGCCGGCTGATCAGCTCTTATTATAAAATACTGATGCTGCTGGCGCTTCCGGTCGGTATTCTGGGGGCTTTTTTTGCGCCGGATGCCTATCGGATTCTATATAAAGGCGAAATGAACGAGGCCGGGGCTTTGGCCGCGATATTCTGCATTGTTTTACTGATGCCGCTGTTTTCCATGCCGCTCTCTGCCGCCATTAAAGCAAAAGAGAAAGTCCTGCATATGGTGCCCATGCTCATCCTGCAGATTGTGGTGAATCTGTTTCTGGACTGGCTGCTGATTGTGAAGCTTCGAATGGGGGTCTGGGGCGGAATCAGTGCGGTTGCGGGGACTTTTATCTGCACCATTCCGTTCCGTACAATGGTGATCCGTCGCGTGCTTGGAGGCGTCTATTTCCCGGCCGCTTTTTTCTTTCGTATAACCCTCGTTCTGATGCTGCTGGCGTGGTTGCTGCACCTATTGACCGATAAAATTGAGCTTTTCCTGTGGATGGAAAATCAGTGGCTGAACATCGGCCAGTTGTTTCTCATCGGCATCATTTATGTGCTGATTTTTGTGCTGTGTATCCGTCGCCTGCGGCTGGTCCGCAGGGAGGATATTGAAGATTTTCAGGCTCTGGATATTCCGCGTTTAAATACGGTGCTTCAGTTTCTGGTAAAATAA
- a CDS encoding putative quinol monooxygenase yields MKNAIALFTALTAISLLSGCNITRFSTTQQHAVGRELLDLHEAHTKKIISDAEYARLKSRLLASSHDTKLQQEGNNKTMVHVIAFIKVKPEHREEFTRIFKANIPNVLAEDGCIQYTLTADTDSGIDIQTKDPNILTVIEKWSSREALQAHLASPHMKQYGSDTEGMTEGLDLRVLEDA; encoded by the coding sequence ATGAAAAACGCAATCGCCCTGTTCACAGCACTGACCGCCATCAGCCTGCTTTCCGGCTGTAACATCACCCGTTTTTCAACCACGCAGCAGCATGCGGTGGGCCGGGAACTGCTCGATCTGCATGAAGCGCATACGAAAAAGATTATCAGCGATGCGGAATATGCCCGGCTCAAAAGCCGGCTGCTGGCATCCAGTCACGACACGAAACTGCAACAGGAAGGAAATAACAAAACCATGGTTCATGTGATTGCATTCATCAAAGTCAAACCGGAGCACCGGGAAGAATTCACCCGAATCTTCAAGGCCAACATCCCGAATGTACTGGCGGAAGACGGGTGCATACAATACACCCTGACTGCCGATACCGACAGCGGCATCGACATTCAGACCAAAGATCCGAATATCCTGACAGTCATCGAAAAATGGTCTTCCAGAGAGGCATTGCAGGCGCATCTTGCCTCTCCGCACATGAAGCAATACGGAAGCGACACCGAAGGAATGACCGAAGGACTCGATCTGCGGGTGCTTGAAGACGCCTAA
- a CDS encoding TIGR00730 family Rossman fold protein, whose translation MIAPPKAYENISFLNSPYCRPVRLQLEYLHPEVTMQEQGVKSTIVLFGSARIPSPETADECKNQNLAGLVSYYEEARKLSHLISTTSQNNHDCEYVIVTGGGGGIMEAGNRGADEANCKSISLNIQLPFEQEANPYVTPELNFEFHYFHMRKMHFLQRAKAVVIFPGGFGTFDELFEALTLIQTKKIDRMPVILFDSKHWKKLVNWEYLAACGLISPEDLEIITFCDKAEEAWNVITTFYE comes from the coding sequence ATGATTGCACCACCTAAAGCTTATGAAAACATCTCCTTCCTGAACTCGCCCTATTGCCGCCCCGTACGGCTGCAGCTCGAATACCTGCATCCGGAAGTGACGATGCAGGAGCAGGGCGTCAAATCCACCATCGTCCTGTTCGGCAGCGCACGAATCCCCTCTCCGGAAACGGCCGATGAATGTAAAAACCAGAATCTCGCCGGGCTGGTTTCCTACTACGAAGAAGCGAGGAAACTTTCACACCTCATCAGCACCACCTCCCAAAACAATCATGATTGCGAATATGTCATCGTAACCGGTGGCGGCGGCGGAATCATGGAGGCGGGAAATCGCGGTGCCGATGAAGCCAACTGCAAATCAATCTCGCTGAATATCCAGTTGCCGTTCGAGCAGGAAGCAAATCCTTATGTGACCCCCGAACTGAACTTTGAGTTCCACTATTTCCACATGCGAAAAATGCATTTCCTGCAGCGCGCAAAAGCAGTGGTGATTTTTCCGGGCGGCTTCGGCACCTTTGATGAACTGTTTGAAGCACTCACCCTGATCCAGACCAAAAAAATCGACCGCATGCCGGTGATCCTCTTTGATTCCAAACATTGGAAAAAACTGGTGAACTGGGAATATCTCGCCGCGTGCGGCCTGATCAGCCCAGAAGACCTTGAAATCATTACCTTCTGCGACAAAGCGGAAGAGGCCTGGAATGTCATCACAACGTTCTACGAATAA
- a CDS encoding LemA family protein, whose product MLVLIPFLLISLIPVIWAIATYNTLVALRNHISESWSDVDTELQRRYELIPNLVETVKGYARHEQETLEQVITLRNQCHADHGSIDHQAGTEKQLVAGVQRLMAIAEDYPDLKADRNFLQLQQELVNTEDRIQAARRFYNGNVRDYRNKCEAFPSSLIANGFDFKPRDFFNVNPAVREAPAVKLKT is encoded by the coding sequence GTGCTGGTGCTGATTCCTTTTCTCCTTATTTCCCTGATTCCGGTCATCTGGGCCATTGCCACCTACAACACGCTGGTGGCGCTGCGGAATCATATTTCCGAATCCTGGAGCGATGTGGACACCGAACTGCAGCGGCGCTATGAACTGATTCCCAACCTCGTGGAAACTGTAAAAGGGTATGCCCGCCACGAGCAGGAAACCCTCGAACAGGTCATCACGCTTCGCAATCAGTGCCATGCCGACCACGGAAGTATCGACCATCAGGCCGGCACTGAAAAACAACTGGTGGCCGGCGTCCAGCGCCTGATGGCCATTGCCGAGGATTATCCGGACCTGAAGGCGGACCGTAATTTTTTACAGTTGCAGCAGGAACTGGTGAATACCGAAGACCGCATTCAGGCCGCGCGCCGCTTCTACAACGGGAATGTCCGCGACTACCGGAATAAATGCGAAGCTTTTCCCAGCAGCCTGATCGCCAACGGCTTCGACTTTAAACCCCGCGATTTTTTCAATGTCAATCCCGCCGTCCGCGAAGCCCCTGCGGTTAAACTGAAAACATGA